Proteins found in one Perca fluviatilis chromosome 9, GENO_Pfluv_1.0, whole genome shotgun sequence genomic segment:
- the b3galt2 gene encoding beta-1,3-galactosyltransferase 2, translating into MQWRRRHCCPIKMTWTVKRSLFRTHVAGLLSLALLFTLFLFFSHQDWLPGRSGLRENPLAYATRGFRSPKGEANQSSSLRSLWRETGYVAPKPPLNLSSQQADGATGEAAAAAGGGGGARMGVMGLGDSMSANNSLHKEMGVGGRLSAQPYRYILNEPFKCRDRTPFLILLIAAEPAQADARNAIRQTWGNESIRVSGQGFVRLFLLGTGKSSDTYLQSSIEEESRVHHDIIQQDYQDTYYNLTIKTLMGMNWVATYCPHASYVMKTDSDMFVNTEYLIQKLLKPGLPPKQRYFTGYLMRGYAPNRNKDSKWYMPPELYPSERYPIFCSGTGYVFSGDMAELIYQASLSIRRLHLEDVYVGICLAKLRIDPAPPPNEFLFNHWRVSYSSCKYSHLITSHQFYPNELIKYWSHLESNKHNACINIAKEKNGRYRHRKFHGERPP; encoded by the coding sequence ATGCAGTGGAGACGGCGGCACTGCTGTCCCATCAAGATGACCTGGACGGTCAAGCGTTCGCTCTTCCGGACCCATGTGGCCGGCCTCCTCTCGCTGGCTCTGCTCTTCACCCTCTTCTTATTTTTCAGCCACCAGGACTGGCTGCCGGGACGCAGTGGGCTCCGGGAAAACCCGCTGGCCTACGCCACCAGGGGCTTCCGCAGCCCCAAGGGAGAAGCCAACCAGAGCAGCTCCCTGAGGAGCCTGTGGCGGGAGACGGGGTACGTAGCGCCGAAGCCTCCGCTCAACCTCAGCTCTCAGCAGGCGGATGGGGCAACGGGggaggcggcagcagcagcaggagggggaggaggagccaGGATGGGCGTAATGGGGCTCGGGGACTCCATGAGCGCTAACAACAGTTTACACAAGGAGATGGGTGTTGGAGGGAGGCTCAGCGCCCAGCCCTACCGCTACATCCTGAACGAGCCCTTCAAGTGCAGGGACCGCACGCCCTTCCTCATCCTCCTTATCGCTGCAGAACCCGCCCAGGCCGATGCCCGCAACGCTATCCGCCAGACATGGGGGAATGAGAGCATAAGGGTGTCCGGACAGGGGTTTGTCCGTCTTTTCCTGCTCGGCACGGGAAAAAGCTCCGACACCTACCTCCAGAGCAGCATAGAGGAAGAGAGCCGCGTTCACCACGACATCATCCAACAGGACTATCAGGACACTTACTACAACCTGACCATCAAAACCCTGATGGGCATGAACTGGGTGGCCACCTACTGCCCGCACGCCTCCTACGTGATGAAGACGGACAGCGACATGTTTGTCAATACCGAGTATCTCATCCAAAAGCTGTTGAAGCCCGGGCTGCCTCCCAAGCAGAGGTACTTCACTGGCTACCTGATGAGGGGCTACGCACCAAACCGAAACAAGGACAGCAAGTGGTACATGCCGCCGGAGCTGTACCCGAGCGAGCGCTACCCGATATTCTGCTCAGGCACGGGGTACGTGTTCTCAGGGGACATGGCCGAGCTGATCTACCAGGCCTCGCTCAGCATACGCAGGCTGCACCTGGAGGATGTTTACGTGGGGATCTGCCTGGCAAAGCTGCGCATCGACCCGGCGCCCCCTCCCAACGAGTTCCTCTTCAACCATTGGCGGGTGTCGTACTCCAGTTGTAAGTACAGCCACCTGATCACGTCCCATCAGTTCTATCCCAATGAACTCATCAAGTACTGGAGCCACTTGGAGAGCAACAAGCACAACGCCTGTATCAACATTGCCAAGGAAAAGAACGGCAGGTACAGACACCGAAAGTTTCATGGAGAGAGGCCTCCATGA